A region of Thermococcus argininiproducens DNA encodes the following proteins:
- a CDS encoding ATP-dependent DNA ligase, whose amino-acid sequence MLYKELAELYKRLEKTTLKTLKTKFVSDFLKSVTKPELLEIVPYMILGKVFPDWDERELGVGEKLLIKAVSMATGIKSEEMENSIKDTGDLGESIALALSKRKQKSFFSQPLTLERVYNTLVKVAEASGAGSQDRKLKYLANLFMDASPEEGKYLARTILGTMRTGVAEGLLRDALADAFKVKVELVERAYMLTSDFGFVAKVAKLEGNEGLAKVEIQVGKPIRPMLAQMAANVREALIEMGGEAEFEIKYDGARVQVHKDGDNVVIYSRRLENVTKSIPEVVERVKKTLKARKAIVEGELVAVGEGGRPKPFQYVLRRFRRKYNIEEMIEKIPLELNLFDVLYVDGKNMIDVQFMERRKVLEKIVNSNEWIKPAENLITKNPEEAEEFYHKALELGHEGLMAKRLDSVYEPGNRGKKWLKLKPTMENLDLVILGAEWGEGRRSGVLSSFLLGAYDPVRGDFVPVGKVGSGFTDEDLIEFTKMLKPLIKKEHGKEVELEPKVVIEVAYQEIQKSPKYESGFALRFPRYISLREDKGPEDADTIQRVAELYQFQERMKGGK is encoded by the coding sequence ATGCTTTACAAAGAGTTGGCTGAGTTATATAAAAGACTTGAAAAAACTACACTTAAAACTCTCAAAACAAAGTTTGTGTCTGATTTTCTAAAATCTGTTACAAAGCCTGAGCTTCTTGAGATAGTCCCTTATATGATCCTTGGAAAAGTCTTTCCGGATTGGGATGAGAGAGAGCTAGGCGTTGGTGAGAAGCTTTTAATAAAAGCCGTGTCTATGGCAACAGGGATTAAGAGTGAGGAGATGGAGAATTCCATAAAAGACACCGGAGATCTTGGGGAGAGTATTGCCTTGGCCTTAAGTAAAAGAAAACAAAAAAGCTTCTTTTCTCAGCCCCTTACTTTGGAGAGAGTCTACAATACACTTGTCAAAGTTGCAGAAGCCTCAGGAGCAGGAAGTCAAGACCGAAAGCTCAAGTATCTTGCTAATCTCTTTATGGATGCCTCTCCAGAGGAAGGAAAATATCTTGCGAGAACCATTCTTGGGACAATGAGAACTGGAGTTGCGGAAGGTCTTTTGAGAGATGCTCTGGCTGATGCGTTTAAAGTAAAAGTTGAACTTGTGGAAAGGGCGTACATGCTTACGAGTGATTTTGGATTTGTGGCAAAAGTTGCAAAGCTTGAGGGCAACGAAGGGTTAGCTAAAGTAGAAATACAAGTAGGTAAGCCCATAAGGCCCATGCTGGCCCAAATGGCTGCAAATGTTAGAGAGGCCTTAATTGAGATGGGTGGTGAGGCTGAGTTTGAAATCAAATATGATGGGGCTAGAGTGCAGGTTCACAAAGACGGAGATAATGTAGTCATCTATTCAAGACGTCTTGAAAACGTTACCAAATCGATTCCGGAAGTTGTTGAAAGAGTAAAAAAGACTCTGAAAGCTAGGAAGGCTATAGTAGAAGGAGAACTTGTTGCCGTTGGAGAAGGAGGGCGGCCCAAACCCTTCCAGTATGTGCTTAGAAGATTCAGGAGAAAGTACAATATAGAAGAAATGATAGAGAAAATCCCACTTGAACTTAACCTCTTTGACGTCCTCTATGTAGATGGCAAAAACATGATAGATGTCCAATTTATGGAACGTAGAAAGGTTCTTGAGAAGATTGTAAATTCAAATGAATGGATAAAACCCGCAGAGAATCTCATAACAAAGAATCCAGAAGAGGCAGAAGAGTTTTATCACAAAGCCTTAGAGTTGGGCCATGAAGGCCTTATGGCCAAGAGACTAGACTCGGTTTATGAACCTGGTAACAGGGGCAAGAAATGGCTTAAGCTCAAGCCTACGATGGAAAACTTGGATCTGGTTATACTTGGAGCAGAATGGGGAGAGGGTAGGAGGAGTGGAGTACTCAGTTCGTTCCTTCTTGGAGCTTATGATCCCGTAAGGGGCGACTTTGTACCAGTGGGTAAGGTAGGAAGTGGGTTCACTGATGAAGATTTAATAGAATTTACGAAAATGCTTAAGCCCCTTATAAAGAAAGAACATGGCAAGGAAGTGGAATTGGAACCTAAGGTAGTTATAGAAGTAGCCTATCAAGAGATACAGAAGAGTCCTAAATACGAAAGCGGTTTTGCGCTTAGGTTCCCACGATATATTTCTCTGAGAGAAGATAAAGGGCCAGAAGATGCAGATACTATCCAGAGAGTAGCTGAGTTATATCAGTTCCAAGAGAGGATGAAAGGAGGTAAATGA